The sequence below is a genomic window from Streptosporangium lutulentum.
AGTCTCAAGATCGTGCCTCTCTGCGCACACGGATGAGGAGATAGATCAGATAGGGGGCGCCGAGGACCGCGGTGACCACGCCCACCGGCAGCTCGACGGGACTGAACAGGGTTCGCGAGACCAGGTCGGCGGCGGTGGTCAGGGTGGCTCCGACCAGGGCCGAGACGACCAGCGGGGGTTGTGCCACCCCCGCCAGGCGTAGCGCGATCTGCGGGGCGGCCAGGGCCACGAACGCGATGGGCCCGGCCGAGGCGGTCGCCGTCGCCGCGAGCAGGACGGCCGCGAGGATCATCAGGCCCCTGGCGAGGTTCATCCGCACGCCCAGACCGGTCACGGTGTCGTCGCCGAAGCGCAGCGCGCCGAGCGAGCGGGTGCCGAGCAGGGTCAGCGGGATGAGGACGGCGAGCGCCAGCGTGACCGGGACCACGTGTTCCCAGCCCCGGCCGTTCAGCGAGCCGGTGATCCAGACCATGGCCTTGCCGGTGTCGGTGACGTCCCCGACGGTCAGCAGCCAGTACTTGACGTTGGTGCAGACGGCGGAGACGCCGATGCCCACCAGCACCAGGCGGTAGCCGTCCATGCCCCGGCGCCAGGCCAGCAGGTAGACGGTCAGCGCCCCGATCAGCCCGCCGAGCAGGGCCGCCAGAGGTACGCCCACCCCGGCCAGGGCGCCGCTGACCCCGCCCCCGGTGCTTCCCGCCATCACGGTGATCGCGACCACGGTCACGCTGGCACCGGTGGTGACGCCGAGGATGTCGGGGCTGGCCAGCGGGTTGCGGGCGATGGCCTGGGTGATCGCTCCTGCCAGGGCGAGCGCCGCGCCGACGAGGGCGCCGGTCAGCGCGCGGGGAAGGCGGAGCTCCATGACGACGAAGTGGTTGGAGCCGCCACCGGTGATCGCCTGGAACACCTCGGGGACGCTCATCGGGATGTCGCCGATGCGCATGGTGAGCGCCATCAGCAGCACCACGGAGGCCAGCAGGATCAGGGCCACGACGGCGGAGCGCAGGCGGAGCAGCCAGGAGGCGGGGCCGATCCGCAGCGACCGCCCGTACACGAGCCTTTCCGGGGAGGACGTCACAGTCGGACCGGCTTTCTCCGTCGGACCAGGGTGATGAAGAACGGCGCGCCGACGAGGGCGAGCACGACGCCGACCTCAAGCTCGCCCGGGCGCGCCACCACCCGGCCGATCACGTCCGTGAGGAGGAGGGCGGCGGCGCCGATCAGGCCGGAGTACGGCAGCAGCCAGCGGTGGTCGGGGCCGGACAGCGGGCGGGCCAGGTGCGGGACGATCAGCCCGAGAAAGGACAGCGCGCCGCAGGCCGCCACGGAGGCCCCGCTGAGCAGCGTGATGGCGGCGATGCCGGTGACGCGGGTCAGGGTGACGTTCTGGCCGAGGGCGCGGGCGACGTCCTCGCCGAGGGAGAGCGCGTTGAGGCCGGGCGCGTTGATCAGAGCCAGGAGCAGGCCGGCGGCGATGAACGGAAGCACCTGCCAGGCGACGTCGGCGCCCCTGGTCGCGATCGAGCCCGACTGCCAGAACCGGAAGACGTCCATGGCCTGCTCGTCCATGAGGATCATGGCCGAGGTGAGCGCGTAGAGGAAGGCGCTGACCGCGGTGCCCGCGAGGGCCAGGGTCACCGGCGTGGGGCTGCTCCGGCCACCGGCCATGCCGAGGGCGAAGACCCCCGCGCTGGCGAGGAGGGCTCCGGCCATGCCGAACCAGATGTAGCCGTAAAGGCTGGTGACACCGAGCACCATGATGCTGAGGACCATCGCGAACCCCGCGCCCTGGGTGACGCCGAGCAGTCCCGGGTCCGCCAGCGGGTTGCGGGTGTGGCCCTGCATGAGGGCTCCCGCGACGCCGAGCGCGACTCCGGCCAGGACGCCGATGGCGGTCCTGGGGATGCGCAGCGACCGGACGATGATGTCGTTCTCGGTGCCGGTCGGGGTGGTCAGTGCGTGCCAGACCTCGGCCGGGGGGACGGATTTCGCGCCTATCGCGATGCTGAGCGCGACTGTCACGACGAGGGCCGCGAGCAGTCCCGACAGCACGAGCAGGCGATGCCGGCGAACCGCCCGGACGGCCCTGCCGGAAAACGACGTCCGCGTGGTTACCGCGGTACTCACCCGCGCTCCTCTCGGTTGCCGGATTCGGCATGAGTATGCCAGTTTAGGTATAGCTAAGCTAAATTAGGTTTGCCTAACATGGTGAGAGGTTGTCAGATGAGAGTGTTGCGTGCCCTGGCTGTCGGCATGGCGGGAGCCGTACTCTCCCTTGGCCTTACCGCCTGTTCCTCCAGCACCTCCGGCACGACCGCGGAGGTTTCCGGCCCGTCCGGGGCGTCCTCGGCTCCGGCGGCGAGCGACGCGGCGGCGTTTCCTCGCACGGTGAAGCATGCCATGGGGGAGACGGTGATCCCCACAC
It includes:
- a CDS encoding FecCD family ABC transporter permease, encoding MSTAVTTRTSFSGRAVRAVRRHRLLVLSGLLAALVVTVALSIAIGAKSVPPAEVWHALTTPTGTENDIIVRSLRIPRTAIGVLAGVALGVAGALMQGHTRNPLADPGLLGVTQGAGFAMVLSIMVLGVTSLYGYIWFGMAGALLASAGVFALGMAGGRSSPTPVTLALAGTAVSAFLYALTSAMILMDEQAMDVFRFWQSGSIATRGADVAWQVLPFIAAGLLLALINAPGLNALSLGEDVARALGQNVTLTRVTGIAAITLLSGASVAACGALSFLGLIVPHLARPLSGPDHRWLLPYSGLIGAAALLLTDVIGRVVARPGELEVGVVLALVGAPFFITLVRRRKPVRL
- a CDS encoding FecCD family ABC transporter permease, whose amino-acid sequence is MTSSPERLVYGRSLRIGPASWLLRLRSAVVALILLASVVLLMALTMRIGDIPMSVPEVFQAITGGGSNHFVVMELRLPRALTGALVGAALALAGAITQAIARNPLASPDILGVTTGASVTVVAITVMAGSTGGGVSGALAGVGVPLAALLGGLIGALTVYLLAWRRGMDGYRLVLVGIGVSAVCTNVKYWLLTVGDVTDTGKAMVWITGSLNGRGWEHVVPVTLALAVLIPLTLLGTRSLGALRFGDDTVTGLGVRMNLARGLMILAAVLLAATATASAGPIAFVALAAPQIALRLAGVAQPPLVVSALVGATLTTAADLVSRTLFSPVELPVGVVTAVLGAPYLIYLLIRVRREARS